TGACGCTAATGGATTCAGGATTGGCCCCGACCTGGAGCACGACGCTGACCTCCGTGGTCTCGGTGACAGCCACGCGCACGTCGGAAACGTCCGTGGCGCGGAAGCCCTTGGAGGCAATGCGGACGCTGTAGCTGCCCGGTGGAAGCAGAGGGAACGCGTAGGCTCCGAGGTCGTTCGTCAGGGTGCTACGGCTCTGGGCAGTAGCATGGTTCAGGGCCGTAACTTCGGCGCCGGCGATGACGGCGCCTGTGGAATCGGTTACCCGGCCGGCAATGCTGCCAGTGGTTTGGGCAAGAGAGGGAAGCGTGAGGGCGCCGGCGATCACGAACACGAACCAGACCCGAGTCTTGCCAGGCACCGCTCACCTCCGGAGAACCAACTACAGGGTGGCCCGGTAGTGCTCCCACTGTTTCCGTAGGGTGGACATGAACACAACAAACTGAGGGTCGCTGCGCATGCCGTCCAGATTCGGGTCGCGGGCGTATAACGGATAGCACGGGAATCCATCCTCGGCGGCGAACTTGAGCCATTTCACGGCGTCAGCGGGACGATGCATGCGCGCATAGGCTTCGCCGATGGTAAAGGCAGTGTGATGGAAGTGGCCGAAGTCCTTGCCCTTCTCAATGGCCGTCCGAATGAAAGCCTGCGCGCGTGCATGATCCCCGGCGTCTGCCGCGATGAGGGCCAACAGAGCATTGGCAACACCGCCCTCGTCCATCGGATGCTCTTTCAGGTAGTCGTTCAGGAGGGCGGCAGCTTCCTCTTTCTTTCCCAGGTGGAAGAGCGCTGTGGCCATTTGATAGGTCCACAGGGACGGAATGTAGCCGCGGGTCCCCATCAGGCCTGCGGCCGCCTGCTGATAGTTACCCTGATAAAGCTGGTTGACCGCCAGGCGGTAGCGGACACCAACGTTGGCCGGATTGAGAGTTAGCGCGGTTTGCATTTCCCGCTCCCCCTTCTCGAACAGTCCCAAGTGGAGGTACTTCATCCCGAGCAGGTGATGGGCCTCATCGAGATTGGGATTGAGGGCCAGGGCACGCTTTTCGGCGGCGATCGCCTTTTCATGCGGAAAGCGGTTGGCACGAGTCCACAGGACGTTGGCGCGAGCCAGATGCGCCTCCGGCAGGTCTGGGTCGGCGCTGAGAGCCTTCTCTACAGCCTGAGTAGCTTTCTGGGCCCACTGACTTTCCTGAGGCCTGGACCAAAAAGCTCTTTCACTGTAACCGCGAGCGAGCTGGGCCCAGGCGGGAGCGAAGCCTGGATCGAGAGCGACGGCCTGCTCCATCTCGCGGACGGAGATCTCGAACTCGGCCGGATTCTTGCTATCGGAATAGAACCTGCCGCGCAGGTAGTGGTCGTAGGCCTGGGGATCGGCGGAGCGCAGGCGGGCCATGCTCCGGCGCTGCTCAGGGTTGAGCTGCACGCGAATCTCGCGGGCGACAGATTGCGCGATCTCATCCTGCAATGCCAGCAGATCGGCCACATCGCGCTCATAGCTCTGCGCCCAGAGGTGCTGGTCGGTGGCGGCGTGGATGAGCTGGGCGCTCACTCGGATGCGTTCGCCCGAACGCACAACTGAGCCTTCCACCAGTGCATCGACGTTGAGCTCGCGGGCGATGTCCTGCACGGGTTTCCGCTTGCCCTTGTAGTTCATGGCCGAGGTGCGGGAAATGACGCGCAACGGGGCGGTCTGTGCCAGGTTCGTGGTGAGGGCGTCTGTGAGGCCGTCGGCGAGGTATTCCTGCGAGGGATCGCCGGAAAGGTTCTCGAGAGGAAGGACGGCGATGGAGCGGACCGGTGCCAGTGCCGGATTGTCGCCGGTCCCCGTCCTCATCCCCAGGAGCACTCCCAGCACGACGACAGCACCGAGAAGCCCCAGTTTCAGCGCCCGGCTGCGCCAGGGGGGCGTAGCGGCGGTGGGCGGAATCGGGGCGGGCTGGACGGGAATGACCGAGGCAGTGGATTCGTCGCGTCCGTTGACCGGCGCGATGAAGCGATAGCCGCGCTTCGGCAGGGTCTCGATAAATCGTGGAGTGTCGGCCGAGTCGCCGAGAGTGTCGCGGAGCTTCTTGACAGCGGTGTTCAGGCCATCATCGAAATCGACGAAGGTGTCGGCGGGCCAGAGTTTCTGGCGGAGCTCGTCGCGGGTGACCACGTCGCCGGGACGCTCCAGGAGCATCCCCAGCACTTGGAAGGGCTGTTCCTGCAGCTTGATGCGTGTGCCGCTCTTGCGCAGCTCGCCGGAGCGCAGGTCGGCCTCGAAGACTCCAAAGCGAACTGTGCGACGGGATGAAGTGGAAACCGCCATCGCTCACCCAGACCGAACGGCCTGAGCCAGGCCCCGAATGGGCGGAGTGTAGCACGTTTCCTGCACCGCGGCACGATTCAGGCCCGGCTCGTTGGCCTCGTATTCCCAGCCGTTTAGCAGTCCGGCCACATTCCGGAAAGAGTACAGCCTCCGCCCATTGACGCTACTTGGGAAGGGGCGCGAGAGTCGCCGCGTTCGCCCAAAGGAGGGCACCATGAACAAGCAACTGACTCTCGCGTTTGCGTTCGCTATCCTGCTGCTGCCGAACCTGGTAGCGGCGCAAGACTTCGGGCCGTGGTCCGCGCCGGTGAATCTCGGGGCGGCAATCAACACGGCCGCCAACGATATGCACCCGTCGCTCTCCAAGGATGGCCTGAGCCTTTACTTCAGCTCCGATCGTCCCGATGGCGCCGGCAAGCTAGACCTGTGGGTCTCACAACGCGACAGCCTCGACAGTCCCTGGCAGCCGCCGCAGAACCTCACCATGCTGAACTCGTCGTCCGACGACCATGCCGCGAATCTCACGATGGATGGCCACTGGCTCTTTTTCTACAGCACGCGCCCGGGCGGCTGTAATGCCGGCCTGCGCCAGGAATTGTGGGCCTCGCATCGCCCGAACAAGCGCGACGATTTCGGCTGGGAGCCGCCGGTCAATCTCGGTTGCACCCTCAACGCTCCCGGAGCCGATGATGGTGGGCCCGGCTATTGGCAAGACGACGCCACCGGTACCCACTATCTCTATTTCGCCCGCAACTATACGCCGGCCGATCCCAACGGCTTCAGTATCCACGTCAGCACCTGCACCGCGGATCTGAAAAGCTGCAACGAGCAACAGATGTGGAGTTCGCCGGCGTCCATAGCTGAACTGAACAGCCCTGGGTTTCGTAACACCAAGACGGCCATTCGTCGCGACGGCTTGGAGATTGTCGTTACGAGCAATCGCTCCGGCACGACCGGCGGCCTCGATCTGTTTGTTGCCACGCGCGCTTCCGCGCAAGATCCCTGGCAACTGCCGATCAACCTCAATTTGGAGAACGCAGACAAATGCCTCGAATCTGGGATTGATCCCTGCCCCGCTGTGAACTCTACTGCTAATGATGGGGCGGCGGCCCTCTCTTGGAGCAGCCAGACGGTATTCTTCTATTCGAACCGGCTAGCGGGCGGATTAGGCGGCAACGACCTGTACGTGAGCACGCGCCAGAAGCTCACGGGCAACGGGAACTAGCGGCTCGGAGGGTCGGCGTCCGCACAGCGGCGGAACGAACTGGCAGCAAGCGGGTGGGCGGCGAACCGGCCGTCGACCCGCAGTTTTTCCTCTCTGTCGCTTGAAAGCACCAGGACAGGGGTGGAACAGAGCAGTCGGATACATGGATTCTTCGCTTCGCTCACGATGACAAGCCTGACTACGGGGAGGGCAGGGGTTGACCGCCCAGCGCGGCTGGAATGATGTACTGCGGCAGCAGCTCGATCTCCCAAGCGAAGAACTTGCGGGCTTCGGCGTAATCGCCGCCGGTGAAGCCCACCACCATGTCGAGCTCGGGGATGACGATGATGAGCTGGCCGCCGTTGCCGCCGGCGTAGTGGTCGTGGAAGACGCGATCCCCGTCTTTGTGATCGCGCACATGCCAGGCGTAGGCGTACCCGTGGCCGGCGTCGATGTCGAACAGCGGCTTGAACCCGGCGCGGCGCGCAACGGATTCCTTCGCCCACTGCTCGCTCACGATGCGCCGGCCGTTCCACGTGCCGCCGGAGAGATAGATCTGGCCGAGCTTCAACTGGTCGCGCGGGCGCAGGTAGAGCCCGCCCCCCAGATAGGCCTCGCCGGTGGGCGTCAGGTTCATGTGGTAGACGGGCATCTCGAGCGGCCGGGCGACGTACTCCTGGAAGAACTCCGGCAGCCAACGGCCGGTGGTGTCCTTCACGATGCCGCCGAGCAGATGAATGTCAGAGGAGCAATAGACGGCCTGGTCGCCGCCGGGCTCGCGCTCCATGGGCGCGTCGAGTGAGAACTTGTACCAGTCGGGCTGCGCGGTCTGCTCCTGCATAGGATCTTCGTCCCACTGGCCGCGGCAAGCGCGCCCGGAGGTCATGGTCATCAGGTGGCGCACGGTGATGCGGTCCTTGCGCGGGTCGGGATGGGCCAAGGGCTTGTATTCCGTGAAAAAAGAGACGACGGGCGCGTCCACGTCGATCTTGGCGCCGTGCTCACGCGCCAGCCCGACCAGCAGGGGCGCGAAGGTCTTGCTGGCGGAGCGCATGTCGTGCGTGCGTTCCGCGTCGAAGCCGTAGAAATATTCTTCGAGCACCAGCTTGCCGTGGCGGGCGATGAGCAGGCTGTGGATGTTGACCGGGTTGTCGCGCGTGGGCGCGGCAGCGAGGATCTTCTCGATCAGCCCGGCGATGGGTTGTTCCGCCAAGCCGACATCGGCGAGCGAAGCCGTTGCCCAGCCGTCGTTCTTAACCACGGGCTTGCGATAGACGTACTTGTGCTGTGCCGGCACTCGTGGCCGGAAGCCCAGAGCAAGGTCTGGCTGCGTGCGAGCGAAGGAGAGCGGCGGGTAGCCATTAATCAGCGGGAGTGTGAGGCGGTCGGTTTCCGGGTCGTAGGTGCCCATGAGTTCCGCGTTGCCACCGGCAACCATCACAATTACAACGTTCTCCTTCATCACAATGCGGTACGAGCGACGAGCAATGTTCGCTTCGGGATTGCGGAAATAGGCCGTGTAGGGGGCGCGGTCGGCGGCATGCTCGATGGTGAGATAGAAGGAGAGGCGGGGCTCGAGGGGTATGACCTCTCCGCGCCACACCCCGCTCTCCACCTGCGTGAGTTCTACCGGGGAGGCGT
Above is a genomic segment from Terriglobales bacterium containing:
- a CDS encoding winged helix-turn-helix domain-containing protein, translated to MAVSTSSRRTVRFGVFEADLRSGELRKSGTRIKLQEQPFQVLGMLLERPGDVVTRDELRQKLWPADTFVDFDDGLNTAVKKLRDTLGDSADTPRFIETLPKRGYRFIAPVNGRDESTASVIPVQPAPIPPTAATPPWRSRALKLGLLGAVVVLGVLLGMRTGTGDNPALAPVRSIAVLPLENLSGDPSQEYLADGLTDALTTNLAQTAPLRVISRTSAMNYKGKRKPVQDIARELNVDALVEGSVVRSGERIRVSAQLIHAATDQHLWAQSYERDVADLLALQDEIAQSVAREIRVQLNPEQRRSMARLRSADPQAYDHYLRGRFYSDSKNPAEFEISVREMEQAVALDPGFAPAWAQLARGYSERAFWSRPQESQWAQKATQAVEKALSADPDLPEAHLARANVLWTRANRFPHEKAIAAEKRALALNPNLDEAHHLLGMKYLHLGLFEKGEREMQTALTLNPANVGVRYRLAVNQLYQGNYQQAAAGLMGTRGYIPSLWTYQMATALFHLGKKEEAAALLNDYLKEHPMDEGGVANALLALIAADAGDHARAQAFIRTAIEKGKDFGHFHHTAFTIGEAYARMHRPADAVKWLKFAAEDGFPCYPLYARDPNLDGMRSDPQFVVFMSTLRKQWEHYRATL
- a CDS encoding serine hydrolase; this translates as MPAAVFVLLLLSTSLALAQTTATHPSPDADLAGFWASEQILRPLARGTLTIDARSAQWRAQIAGFDIAFERRQSKDAITFALPGDAGEFRGHLSRDGKRIAGHWIQPGVAYPYNPRYASPVELTQVESGVWRGEVIPLEPRLSFYLTIEHAADRAPYTAYFRNPEANIARRSYRIVMKENVVIVMVAGGNAELMGTYDPETDRLTLPLINGYPPLSFARTQPDLALGFRPRVPAQHKYVYRKPVVKNDGWATASLADVGLAEQPIAGLIEKILAAAPTRDNPVNIHSLLIARHGKLVLEEYFYGFDAERTHDMRSASKTFAPLLVGLAREHGAKIDVDAPVVSFFTEYKPLAHPDPRKDRITVRHLMTMTSGRACRGQWDEDPMQEQTAQPDWYKFSLDAPMEREPGGDQAVYCSSDIHLLGGIVKDTTGRWLPEFFQEYVARPLEMPVYHMNLTPTGEAYLGGGLYLRPRDQLKLGQIYLSGGTWNGRRIVSEQWAKESVARRAGFKPLFDIDAGHGYAYAWHVRDHKDGDRVFHDHYAGGNGGQLIIVIPELDMVVGFTGGDYAEARKFFAWEIELLPQYIIPAALGGQPLPSP